A stretch of the Xiphias gladius isolate SHS-SW01 ecotype Sanya breed wild chromosome 21, ASM1685928v1, whole genome shotgun sequence genome encodes the following:
- the LOC120783106 gene encoding tubby-related protein 1-like, with amino-acid sequence MFQINGEKDSKSKKKAAKSESDESEEETKSTKSKKKSTAGSASMFQASGDKDKDKKTKKKGKAEESDNSDSEKEEKSKKKKGKGKKKKERSPSPEIEFDNLEKFVMQPATQGVTIKCRVTRDQRGMDKSLYPLYYLHLDNEKKTFLLAGRKRKKSTTSNYLISIDATDLSRGGENFVGKLRSNLMGTKFTVFDNALNPERALPDMSNARQELAGIIYETNVLGMKGPRRMTVIIPGMNKDNERLPLRPRNECDGLLIRHQNRRMENLIELHNKTPVWNEETASHVLNFNGRVTQASIKNFQIVHNKDLDYIVMQFGRIADDIFTLDFNYPLCAVQAFAIALSSFDGKIACE; translated from the exons ATGTTCCagataaatggagaaaaagactCAAAAAGCAAGAAGAAAG CTGCCAAATCAGAGAGTGACGAAAGTGAAGAAGAGACAAAGTCGACCAAATCGAAGAAGAAATCCACCGCTGGCTCTGCGTCCATGTTCCAAGCATCAGGAGACAAGGACAAAGacaagaagacaaagaagaaag GAAAGGCAGAAGAGAGTGACAATTCTGactctgaaaaagaagaaaagtcaaagaagaaaaagggcaaagggaagaagaaaaag GAGAGATCTCCATCACCTGAGATTGAGTTCGACAACTTGGAGAAGTTTGTGATGCAGCCGGCCACGCAGGGAGTGACCATCAAATGCAGAGTGACTCGGGACCAGAGAGGGATGGATAAGAGCCTCTACCCTCTGTATTACCTTCATCtagacaatgaaaaaaag acATTCCTGTTGgctgggaggaaaagaaagaaaagcacaacTTCAAATTACCTCATCTCAATTGATGCCACAGATTTATCAAGAGGTGGAGAGAATTTTGTTGGAAAGCTGAG GTCAAATTTAATGGGGACTAAGTTCACCGTATTTGACAATGCTCTGAATCCAGAAAGAGCTCTTCCAGACATGTCAAATGCACGGCAGGAGTTAGCAGGCATCATCTAT GAAACAAATGTCTTAGGAATGAAAGGGCCCAGAAGGATGACAGTCATCATTCCAGGGATGAACAAGGACAACGAGCGACTACCACTCCGACCAAGAAAT GAATGTGACGGCTTGTTGATAAGACACCAGAATAGAAGGATGGAAAATCTGATCGAGCTTCACAACAAGACGCCAGTGTGGAACGAAGAAACAGCGTCTCATGTGCTCAACTTCAACGGCAGGGTCACCCAGGCCTCCATCAAGAACTTCCAGATAGTCCATAACAAAGACT TGGACTACATTGTGATGCAGTTTGGACGGATAGCGGATGACATTTTCACACTGGACTTCAACTACCCCCTGTGTGCCGTGCAGGCCTTTGCCATCGCGCTCTCCAGCTTCGACGGCAAAATTGCCTGTGAATAA